In Amia ocellicauda isolate fAmiCal2 chromosome 3, fAmiCal2.hap1, whole genome shotgun sequence, the DNA window TTGCACTCCGTTTTGGAATAATCCCATAGGTTGTGGGCTAATTCTCCAAGGATTCCTTCAGACAACATCTACACATAAACTTGATCAACTTGCAGGACTGATTACATACTAGAATTCAAATTACAGAAGAGAGACTGGATAGCCAGACAACaagcttaaaataaaaagctcCACACAACTGTAGGGCTGGGTTTAGTTTAGTCAAAGACTAAATTATTTACTGTAGTTATAGAGCAGTTTAATTACACAGAGGAAAGTAAGGAGGTAAGGTTTCTgagtaatattttaaataatgaaggaACTGGCATGGCATGATGTTTAGGGATTAAATTGGAGTTGCATTTTGGTTTGGGCTCCAGAGAGGCTGTGTGGAGGCTCTTGATTTAACAATGCCTGGCTGTACAGTACCTGtagaccccccctcccccccctccaCTAGTGTTGTCACTCTAATGACAAGGGACGTGAGTGAATGAGTGAATGAGCGAATGAGCGAGCGAGCATATGTCAGTCTGGATTATCAGCAACTCCGGCCATCTCTGAAATCCCCCCAAACATGCGAGGATTAGCACCATATCAAACAGTTACACAATTGGAAATTCGTGGAGTTTTAGCATAGCTGGGTGCACTAAGGGCTGGGAAGATTCCAGCAAGAATTCCACAGGCCAGCAAAGGGCAGTGGGCAGCGTGACAGGGTCCAGCCCAGGGGCAGGCTGGGAGAGTGGCCAAACACTGCAGCGCATCCTCCTCCGTGAGACCCACTGCATCTGCTGGCTCTAGTGCCCTTAACTGACCCTTGACTGAATCCTCTCCAGCTGTGTATGAGTTTGAGCGAACTATGTGAAAGGTTAAAATTAAATCTGGACCGTTTCTACCTTTTGCACGAGTtaaaaacaagagaaaaaagaaaaagaaaataaattgtaataaaGCATATTTTCAGTTGTGGAAGGGAGAATAAGGAACTAAGGACAGGCAGATGTCACCAGTAGTCTGTAAATGAAAGAGGACCCATCATGACCCGTTGGGGTCCAGGGAGCTCGTCTGCTGCAGTGTGTGGCAGAAGGGCAAACAGACGTGAGTGGCAGCCGTCCCCACTTAGCCTGCCACCTCCTGCTGTGCACGATTGAAGCAAGGGTGTTCAAGATCATGGttccagtgagagagagaaagagcttTTCTCCCTGTGAGAGAGAGGATCCCCCCCAGGCCAGGCCGAGCACGggactgctgctgttgttttaaattaacttcTAAAGCCTTCATTTCCCTGCTGAATTTGTGCCGAACTGCCCCCCAGCACCCCCGCACCTCACCCCACCCACTCTCTTCCAGGGTCTGGCGGCGACTTCTCACGCACTGGATTgtctgagagagggaggagtgGAGTTAGGAGTCGAGGGGGTGTGGGGGCTCATAGGCAGCCAACTCTGAGGAGGGTCCCTTTCGCTGATCTGGATTCTCTGAATCATGGCGTGCTGTGTCAGGTGATCATATCTGGCTTGACCCACCCAGTGCAGAAGAAGAGGAGGTCATTCCAAAGGTTGCTTGCTGTGTTCAGGTGAGGCCTGGTATCACACACCAGCCGATAGCAGGGGATCGGagttcaaaatataaaatgtggttGACTTTGCCAACTGACTGGAGACCTTTTATAAACTGATTCTCAGAGTATCAGAGGGGGCATGATGGGATGGCAGTGGAGGTGCCAGAAATCTGTTGGGGGCACCTTTATTTCATAGAGACTCATGATGGTGGGCCCCAAAATCATTTTAGGCCATAGGTGTTTTATGCATGCCTGGGCTTAAACTGCCTCTCTGCACAGTGAAAATATCCCATAACTGTATGTTTATCACCTGACACATGAATAACAAACCTGTGAAAATACATGAGCATGATGACagttgttgctaatttgttgtTGCCACGGTGGAGGGGTGCTAGTGGGAGGTGGCATAGTGAGCTTGTGTAGGTGGAAATGCCCCTCCCGTGGGGACACCACTGCACGATGGGAGTCAAAACAACTACCAGTAACGTCTGGATCATTGGTAAAAACAGCCCTTGTGTGCAAAAATGAATACCTCATCCTCAACTTTGAGGTCTATTAATTCTTAGGTGCCATGTGTATCTCCGAGGAGTTGCCGTGGCGAGAGATGAAGATTAATGGCTTGTGTTGAAACCCGAGTCTGTGAACTGTAGGCTGCCCTGCTTGGTCGGGCCTGGGGCGAACAAGGAGAAGGTCCGTGTCTGTCAGGAGTCGCTTGGGAGGGAGTAGTCCCTGACACACCACCCCCCCGGGCATAACCACAGAGGGTCTTCGGGCCATTACCTCCCATCTCTCCCCGGTGGGGGCCATGGTCGTGTTGCTGGGGTTGGGTAGAGGAAGGAGCAAGGAGGGCTGGTTGCAGCTCTTTCATGACTTGTCTATCCCAAGATTTGACTGGATTTAATAACTCTCCAGGTTTCATGCACGGGCAAAATAGTGGCGCCTCCAACAGCCTTCTAGAATTCCGAAGCAGCACTCACAAATCACGAACTCTGAGATGATCTGAATGTGAATGGCCTGTGCCAGGAGACAGTCAGGAATAACCCACTGAGCAAATGAGTCTGCATGTTTTAGCATGCTATGACTTCAGTGCAAACCTCTTCTGGATACTCTACCTCATTTAAAGTGAGGACATTTTGGACTTTAAAGAGTACTGCTGTTAAaatagaggagaaaaaaaacattccctttTACAGTGCATAACTCACGGCGATTGCCAGTGCAATTGAACCGTTTCCTGTCAAATCATACCATTATCAAGATGGACTGGCTTTCTCCGGCATTGAAACACTACACACTTCAATAAATCACTTCCCAACTTCCATTTTTTCTTCAGATTCTCCCAAAGACTGAAATACTAAAGTTTACTTGAATACTCAAAAACTGAAAGGAATTGCTAAGGTTGAAACAGAAAGCAGATTACAAGTAACAAGGGACAACACAGAGCTGGCACCAAGAAAATAAGTGAATGTGTTCATTTCACCAGAGTGAGTTGGATTTGGACCAACATCATTTTTCTCACCTCCATGTGGGCTAGTCATAATCCACTTTCCTATGTCTAATATCTGTCAGCTGAAGCCCTTAGTTGAGAAggatttgtctttttttgtgtgtcctGCTGTGCCAGGGTGTGGGCTTGTCTGCGTGGGTGAGAGTGTGTGCACCCTGGCACCCGGGCAAGGAAGTGTGTTTGCTTAGTAGGGTCAGGGAGGTCAGCCAGGCAAGACTGAGGCCTCCCAGGGAGCATTCACCTTATCACACATCTCCCCTCCAGCTCTGGGAGCAGAGATACAGATCAGGCCCTTTGTGAAAACCCACACACAAATATAGGTAGATATTTTAATGAGTCCCAACCATTTAAAAGGACTGAGAACAGTTTCTGTGTCACATGTGAGACCTAGGGgacctggtgtgtgtgttggggtttGAAACTTTCCCAGATGCGGAAACAGAAAGTGACCAGTGTTCAGAAACTTATCTGGGGGGTTTTGGGAACCCTGCAAGGAGAAATCTGAGATGAAGGCTTATGGGAAAAAGTAGAAAGGTGtgaaatacagagagagagagagagagagagagagagagagagggagacagggggaaggagggagaaagaggagcaAGAATGGAGATACAGCATGGGGTAGGAATTTGGAATGTGAAATGACTAACACCAGTTGCACAacccacaacaaacacacacagcctgaagcTACTCCAGGTTTGAgtgcttttttttctccctgaaGTAGACTGAGTTGAGAAGCTGCAAACAAATGTGGCCAGCTGACCTGCCGGACTGAAACCAGTGATAAAGGGGTTGGCAAGGGGTTCGAATCTCACTTACAGATGCTGCAGGACACAAGTAAAACAGGGGCTTAGCATTAGGCGTCTAGAAATGGAAGGTTCTGGACTGCACTCAGAACCATGTTGTGTTTGGTCTATTCCATAGTCTTACTCAGGGCAGATCAAACATAAAAAATGTGGGTGGGGGGAATTCTGTGTGGACAGCCTTCATAGTCAACACTTCCCCTATTTGGAAAAGCCCCTCGAGCAGGGTAAGTGCCCAGCCCCAACTGTGCTGCTCCTCAGTGGCCAGTGATAGTCTTCAGAGGCCTTTGGCTACTTCTTGCTCACTTTAAGAGGTTGCAGTCACCACAGCCTGACTGCTCTGCACAGCATTCGGGCCACTGGTCTCCCTGCGGTTCTCACTCGCTGTGTTGGAACATGAAATGGTGTGCATGACTTGTGCGTTAAAACGGTCGTCCGTACCAACAGCGGCGATGAAAGGGGCCGCCCTGCATTCTCTTCCAGGCAGTCATGCCCCCGGCGACCTACCCTGACCCCCTACTGTGAGAGGCTGGGCTCGTTATCTTGACTAGTGGCTCAGATGCATGTCTAATGAGCAATGGggagggagtgggggggtgATTGGAGGGCAGGTGGTGCAGACCAGTTCCAGCTGGCAACCATTGAGTCATCAGCTCTACCTCTGACGACATGGAGTGCCGACTCCAACTCCCACAATGCAAAGCCAGAGATTACAATTCACCTGCACATCAGCAGCTGTCTTCTCACCTGGGCTAGCAAGTGATACTAAATGTCTGGTACTGTCCATCCTTCAGAATGGAAAGCATTGAAAGCATTGAAAGCATAAACCGGCACACATATCATGACAGATACATCATACTGGAAACTAAACAGCTAAATTCCACTTCCAAAGGTTCATATCCCGAGCCATCCAGAACCTTAAATATCTTTCTCCCAGAATCTTAGTGTTTCTTGAGACACCaactctccctccctcgctccctcccGCAGTGTGCAGAAGCCTGCAAAGATCCCTGCCTCTGTGTGGGAGCTGGGAATAGGGCTGAGCGGTAGTTCCCATGAGCCCAGTGCCATAGCCGGGGAGCACACCTGGGGAGCTGATACAGTAGTTTACATTGCAGCCGCTCCACTGCGATAGGAAACAACATTACAACAGTAGGCCAGTATCTCTGTCTCAGCCTCTAACTCTCTCTCTAACGcacaaacacatgcaaacaCTGTTGTCTGTCTGAGCTTCCCCACAACTCCAATCTGAACTGCATTACAAGCAAAAACAACCATCCCAGTCTGATCAACAAAGTGCATCCAGATAACACGGCAGAGAAGGCCTGGCCAGCGCCCCCGGCACTGCCTGTTCTCAGGAAAAGGGAGACTGCTGAGGTTATTCAccgagacagagagggaggacatatgtaattcattattattattcatttttcttacAGGAGCAGAACGGTTGACTTGTAGGCTAGCTACTAACATTGGATTCATAGCCAGGTTGTGCAACTCCAGTGCTGGAGAGGTAAAGGATTTTCAGGTTCTCATTCCCAACAGAGTTTTTAATGATCTAATTCATTCTAATTAATTATTGCCTTATCCGGCAATTCATTTCATCAGTTGTCTCAATGCGTAAGGTTTTGGTGATTTAAAATGAGACATAAAACATTGCAGACTGTTGATATATGATGTTTGGCACTACTTGTTCggagaagaaaacaatgtaaaagAGCATCCTTTGTATTCCTATGGAAATAATTGCAGTTCATAGAGATATCATCTTTGTTTAAGAAGCCTACGTGACTGTTTCATCTTTTAACTGTAACTCACGGGGTTTGATTTCAGAGGAACAAAATAGTTACAGATTCCTAAACGTTGCCGACATTTCCcagaagaaaagtaaaaaaaagaaaggggggaagaaaaaagtaCAAAATGGTGATATTCTATAAGTTAATAACACTCTCTGGTGCTATGCTAGCTGTTACAATatctttgcatttgtgttcgGCTTGCATGCGTCTTGCGGTCCATATATGGAAAAGGGGACACTTTCTATTCCAACCCTGACCTGGCTTCCAAGTCCTATCAAGATCCGTCTCCCAGGTGGTATAGCTACAGGCGGGTGAAGGAagggaaagacagagagagagaaggggagagcgagagtgagtgagtgtcagAGTGTCTGAGCAGCTGTCTGAGCTGTGATCCCCAGTCTCACACTGGTCTGAAAGGAGCTCTTCAGCATAATACAGGCTGCATGTCTGTAGGGCAGGTATTTCACTGCTGATTAAAAACAATCAGCCTGGGTGGCCAcacttcttattttattttatttccaaacaaaaacaaacaaaaacttttgCTCATGTTGATGAAAGGTTGGATATTATTGAAGTCAATTCATATCCCTAAGTGCTATGTCTCTAAgcaacaatttatttattttttatcattaacttcacttcacttcagtaTTATATATTGCAGTCTCCAGAATATCATCCTTTTTAAATGTGACATCCTCAGCACTATCCTAAGGCTGCAACACTGAAGAAGGCGCAGAAAACAGACCAGCTTTAGTACTGAAAGGCTGAAATCACAGTTGCATACTCATTACCTGAAATGAAGGGCAAATTAGCTGATTCTAACAGGCTGAGTTTCATCCTGGTGTGGAGAATCAGCAGGCCTTAACATAGGGGCAAGACTCCCTGTTGTTGGGCAGGCCTGGATATCCCCAGTGACAGGTCAGGACTGGTACAGCGAAAGAAGTTGTCCCCTCGGGCAGAGATTCCCTGCCTGCCCCCAGCTTTGTTCTAAGGTGACATGTTTTGATGCTGCTGTTGACACGAGCGTGGATCGCATTTCCCAGCTCCAGGGAAGAAGATGCTGACCTAAAGTTGGACCAACCAACGGGCTTAAAAGGCCACCtatctcttttcacagcaaGAGAGACACTACACACCGCTGCACACCGTGCCCAAAGGAAAGGGAGGGCATCACTATCACCCTGAACCATACTGTAAACATGCAATATTAATaacaggagaaaataaattaaaaaatgtcagcAAAATAATTTGTACAGTGTCCCCTTTGAAAATCATTCTACCCTCTCCAAAATCTATTATCCACACATTACGCTCCATGTCAGGAAAAAAAGTGTGTCATACATTTTTGGTGAAAGCTTACAATGGTCAAGACCCAGAATACATTAATGAGTTATCCACATCCTATACCTAATAAACAGGATCTGGGTGGTGGCCTGCTATTGGTTGAACATTTGAAGCTGCAGATGCAGTACTCAAGCAAGTTGAATTTGTTTCTTGTATATGGCTTGTAAAACTGATGGTCAGTTCCAAAGAACAAAATTAACCTCCCCTAGGTCTACCCTACAGAAAGGAATCTGTATCTGTATGCAACCAAGTTTGGATTCCTAGACGACACTGAGATCTGATTGGTAACCATTCTCTCACCCAATTTGCATGACACTGTGTAAGGTGAGAGGTGCAATAGTTCAAAGGAAGCCCGGGACATCAGCCCTGGTGTAAATACATCATACATCATCTGGAAGAAGCGCAGGTCACAACTCACATGCTGCAACTCCACGGACGGCCTGGAGGGATTGTTTTGGCTACAGAGTTAACACTATCAGTGCAGCGCAAGAATCGTCTTGAATACAACACTTCAACCAGGTGGACAAATGATcctattaaaaacaatacagtatatattgccTATAGATACAGTTTGGTAGAGTAATGGTGTTCATGTGGTAAATATCACTAATCAAAAAAACAGGGAACAACGATGTGCCCATGCCAGTCCCGGGATAATTTCAGTCTGCGTGTGACAGCATCTCATACAAATACTTATGACATTCTTATCTATAGGAATTTACATAGTATCACAGGCATCAACCTACCTGCTTTTATATTATATGATACTAGCCTATACTAGAACTACTTAAGACTATCCTAGAAATTACCATAATAACCTGCATACTGGTACTATAGACATAGTATATGTTCAGTAATATATTATGCCAAAATAAATGGTGTCACATGATGCACACAAAGCATGATCAGATACTTCAGATTATACTGTGTTAAAACAGATGGTGTAGAATGCGGATTCCACACATAATCTAGAAGAACTGGTGCCAGGGATTACATTATAGAACAGCCTAGTCTCCCCTTCTGACTAATCTTTGTGGATGTTTTAGAGAGCAATACAGACAGTTCATCACCTATTTTCCCTCTCTATAGAATTCACTGTATTGCTGCAATGTTGTATCCCGTATATTGGCAGCAACTTTGCTTGGATTAGACATGTGTATACAGCTGGTGTTCCCGTTGACAACAACGACCTCTGTTGGAAACTGAAAAAACACATCCCTCCCGCTAAACATCGGTCGCGTctttgtagcgcagatgtccgcagttcttcgcagatctgcacaatcccagcgatcccattggtgcagaagcagaactgcggaaatctgcgctacacgaaggCGACCATTGGTTCAAAAGTGCAGATCTGTGGAAGtgtgcgctacaagaacgcgaccaatgTACACaactagcattttttttttattgtattgttgtgtTCATCGGTGATTTACTTACACCTGTGTTTAAGAGAAACGTTGATGGCTATGAGCACCAAGAAAGCTATGATTTAAAAAAGCGTTGCTCTTCATAGCATTATAAACACAATTATTACATAATAAGACGCTGCCGGCTGTATCGCACTATTCCGCTGCATTTGTggtgttttaattaaaccagGTTCATGTCCCTCACCAAAATTGAGCGAACAGCCGGCCTCTTCGCCAAGCCACTGTGCTTTTCAAACAGGCACATTGACGGACGCCTAACTCGTGGGGTGATACAGCTGTAACATCCTGTCGATTGAATAGAAACAGAAACTTATCGATAGGAGGAAGTAATTGCAGCTCTATCGCTTGGTATTTCTGACGACACCATTACAGTGGTTTTCAGCTGTTTACTTGCAATCTGAGAAAATGGAGACACTGTACCACCAGACGAATAAGTAAGTAATATTGTGGTGGCGGTGGTAGTGACGACTAAACTACGACACGTACTGTAGTGGGAGTTTGTTGTGTAATTTTGTTACTGCagcaagtatatatatatatttttttgttatcaCGACAGGGGATTTCCTTCTAAATCTCTTTTCTTAATATTGCTAAGTGAAACCCGACAGCAGATGCCATTAGCCGCTGTAACTAGTGCGAGATTCGAATCAATATGGCGTCCCGACTGCTCGAACTTCACCATTCCGTGTGCGATCATTTCATGGGTAAATGAAGGGatgaacttgttttaaaaagtgATAACAGATCGGAAGCGTTTACACCAAATAATTTAGTTAACATCCGGGCCTCCAAGCGTTAGAGACGCCTCATTCTCTGTTCAGTTGCCGGGTTGGTGATTTGCGCTCTCTGACTCGGCGATGACATAACCTTTGTGCATCACTGACACTGGAAAGTGTTGCCAACATAATCATAATTAtctcatttaaatgtctttaaataacattttgaagttaatcaGACTCTCCAAAACGTGGTGAAAacgcaaaataatgatatttgtaattaattatattagttCTTGTATAAACCCCGAGAATGGAAAAAGAGCAGGTTGCACCATTGCATTGGTGACACAAGGCAACATACTGACTCTAAGATCAAAGAtcaaagttttcttttttccaagaCTGTTTGGCCCTTTAATTGTGACACAGGCCAGACTTCACTCCATCATGCTTACAGAGTGAAATGTTGCAATGATAATCCCAGCCGTCACTATTGGCAAATGAGAGTGGTGTCTCATCACTTCTTTAATACACACTGTGCTGTTCTTATCTACCTGGATGACCCTCTACtatttcttctctctcttcctctctcccactCTTTCCCCGGGACAGACAGATCCAAGAGGTGCAGTCCAAAATGCGGAACCTGGAGACCTCCGAGCGCCAGTATGTTCACTGTGAGTTGGCCGCCACACACGCATCACCACACTGGATGTTTCCTCTGCTGTCTTCGTCcacatgaaacacacacacaccttttacCATGCTTTAGTAGTGGGTAAAGGAAATATACTTCACTTCATTTGGCATCCCGCTTCctatttttccttttgttttgtttttacaagaaATGCAAGTTTCAAATTTTATTACAGCAGAGTACAGCtgctgaaaacaacaaaaaaatataaaaaaacgcTGCTATTTTTTCTCCATTGTCATTCTACATTTAAACTGCACAGTTTCTTTATTCGCAGTACTGTGATTAAACAGGATAAATATTTAATGCTGGAAAAGCATTACACCCTCCACATTTGAATAGGTCCTTCCTAGCGTGCAGGAAACTACCAACTACAGGGTCACGTCAATCCGAACTCAATACCAACCCAGTCTATTGTTCTTTGAATGGAAAAAAAGGTGTGAATCACAGTCAAGCAAGTCCAATCAGTTTGACATTGTAGTTTGATAATTGCGCTTGAATGCAAAATGAGCTGCTGATACAGACTGACGTGATGTAGGAAGTGTTAACGGATGCTCTAACAAATGTACTtgatggtattttttttttctatttttcatcTCTGGGAACCAGCAGCTTTTGTTGAAGTCTAGACTGTAGACGACAGACTAGTCATAAGTTCTGTATGCCCTGAGAAAGCAGGCTACTGTGATGTCAGAGGGGTTTCTTTGGCAGGGGTGTGTTCTACGGGTGCTGTCCAGCTCTTTCCTCTCTCCGCTCCCCTCACTCTTAATTGTTCTCCCTGGTGGGCGTTGTACTGAGCCAAGCTGGTGCCGGCACAGGAAGccggggaggagagggagagcagaCAAGCAAGATAAAGACGCTGCTCTGATATCAAATGTCAAGAAGAAGGTTTGCCCAGAAACGGGTCACACTTAGACCACTGGGTTTGTCCCCGTGGAAACTGTGACCGGTCTCTCCACATCTCTTGATTGTGGCCCAGAATGAAGTGGCCTCTTGGATAAAAGAGATCAAATAATCAATGTGGCTTAATGTgagacaggaaaataaaaattagCCTGTGTCAGATTCACTTCAGGGAGGGGACACGATATGGGACATTATGGGAAAATTTGTTCAGAACACATGTAACGTCAGGCAGTAAGAGAGCTGGAATGAGGTGAGAGAATGACCCCCAGCTCCCTCACCTCTACAGTGCATGCTGCTGATCAAAACAAGCCAATCTGGCATCCCTCTCTGGCCTGATCTTAGGCCGGCTTACTTAGTGTATAACTCATTGCCCTCTCTGACCGGCTCTAACTACAGTGGTGGAGAATGATCTGCAGGCACAGATTGACCAGAtcttcagtcagctggagcGCCTGGAGATCCTGGCCGGCAAGGAGCCACCGAACAGACGGCAGAACGCCAAGCTGTAAGTCCCCCGATGCATCACGATGTACTAAGACACTGCACACGCTGCAATGCGGCACAGAAACAGGACTGGCAAATTCATATATCAAACTGCATTGAGATGACTTCAGTTGCACAGATCTTCTGAAGTACAACGGGATTTACACACGTTACATGCATATAGCGTATCCACATTTGTCCATCTATAGCAGTTGACCTCTATCTATCATTTTCTCTGTTTCCCTGTCTGTCTTATCTACCTATCCATCTCTGCCTAGTTTCTGTTCAGTGTGTACAGTGAGAGAGTGACATGAAGGAGGTGagggggcagggcagggcagggcagggcagggcagggcagggtgggggggggttagcCTGCAGCAACACAATCCTGTGCAAACATTCTTCTGAAATCCGTGTCATTACCGGACATTTCTTCAATATTGAGCGAGAGGTTTCTTTACCGCTTCAAACATGCTGTCCAAACATACCAaggaatttatttattcattttgttgcACTGGACAGGATGctcaggagaaggaggagggggaAAAACCCAAACCAACAGAAATCGATCGCTCCACATGatcaaactgaaaagaaaaccatATTCAGTGCCTTTTGCTGAAGCACCAGCTGTGCAACCACACTAGCACAGGTTTTTACATGTCTGCccttataaaatgtatatgaacTTGACCTAGTAAGTTCCACACTCCAGGACTTGGGAGAACTGCCTCAGTACACTGCTTTAATGCCTTGTCTgtgccccctctcccccccaggAGGGTAGACCAGCTGAAGTACGATGTCCAGCATCTGCAAACAGCCCTGCGAAACTCCCAGCACCGCCGCTACAACCGAGAGGCCGAGGAGAGAGAGCGGGAGGAGCTCATGTCACGCACCTTCACCACCAATGTCAGTCTGCCACTCGCTACCCACTGCCCACAGTTCATTCCACCGGCACACACTCAATCGGTGTCACCAAAGCCagtgacccagtcatctagttCACCCCTTCTGTACTGGAACACTGAGCACAGATCGCGGGATGTTCCCGAATGGGCCTAGCTGTGTTAGTGGTAGTTTCTGAGGAGTCCAGATAGGAATCTGTGCAACAGCCTCAGTACAATCAATGCAACATTTTGCAGCAAAAAAATAGTGTTGAACAGTAGAAGGGTAATTCAGTAAGATTGATGAGCTGCGCCCTTTGAAAGGAACTACGTGTTGA includes these proteins:
- the gosr2 gene encoding Golgi SNAP receptor complex member 2, translating into METLYHQTNKQIQEVQSKMRNLETSERQYVHLVENDLQAQIDQIFSQLERLEILAGKEPPNRRQNAKLRVDQLKYDVQHLQTALRNSQHRRYNREAEEREREELMSRTFTTNDADTSIPIDETLQFNSSLHSAHRGMDDLLGSGSNILHGLRDQRSTLKGTHKKMLDVANMLGLSNTVMRLIEKRAFQDKFIMMGGMLVTCVVMVLVVKYLS